In Streptomyces sp. P9-A4, the genomic window CTGGTGACGCTCGCCGAATTCGACCGGCAGGCCGTCACCCTCTCCCACTCCCTCGCCGACGAACGCGACGAGGTCGTCGCGTACATCGCCGCGGGCCGCGACAACCAGACCGGCGACGCCAAGCACAAGCGCCAGATCACCAGCGCCCGGTCCACCCGCGTCGACCGTCAGATCGACGAGATCCGGCCCGCCGCCACCACCGAACTCCGCCGCGACCTCGCCGGGGTCCCCTCCGTCCGCCGCGCCGCCCTCACCGGCAAGGGCACCGCCCTGGAGGCCCACCGGGCGTACTCGGAGATCATCGGCAAGCTCCAGGCCCTCGCCGACGAACTGGCCGACAAGACCCCGGCCCGCGCCGCCGACACCGCGCTCACCGAGGCCACCCGCGCCCCCGCCGCCCTCGGCCGCGCCGTCGAACAGGCCTCCGCCACCCGGGGTCTGCTGCTGGCCGCCCTCTCCGTGACGCAGCCGGAGCCCACCGGAGACGTCCACTACGACCCCGAGACCGACAGGTACGTCTCCGACGTGCCCGAGGGCGCGGCCGAGGCCGAGCGGGCCCGTGACACCCTCACCGCCGCCGCCCAGCAGGCCCGGGTCCGTGAGCTCGCCGCACTCGGCGACTTCGACCAGGCCGCCGGTTCCGCCGCCCGCGACTCCCTCGCCGCCACCGTCTCCGGCCCCGACGTCAAGAGCGCGGAGCGCTCCCTCGCCTCGCTCACGGACCAGCCGAAGCTGACCGAGGGCGAGCGCGAGACCGACCCGGCCGGCCTGGAGGCCGCCCTCTCCTCCCGCGTCGAGCAGATGCGCGGCGTCGAGTCCGCCCTCGCCACCCAGCGCGTCGAGCGGCTCGCCGCGCTCCGCGACGACGATGTCACCGCGCTCGAACTGCGCATCGCCTTCCTCGGCGGCTGCCTGCTCGTCGCGATCGGCATCTCCACCTATGTGGCCCGCACCCTCACCCGGCCGCTCGCCGTCCTCCGTATCGGCGCCGCCCGGCTCGCCGCCGCCCCCGTCGCGCAGTCCGGCGAGGAGGCCGAGCCGGTCCGCTTCACCGGCCGCAACGACGAGTTCGCCCAGGTCGTACGCTCCCTCAACACCCTGCACGGCAAGCTCACCGGCCTCTCCGCGCACAACGAGTCGCTCACCGGCCGGCTCAGCGACGGACAGGACGACCTGGCCGCCGCCAAGGACGCCCTCGGCGCCGAACTCGCCACCCAGCGCGCCGAACTCCAGGGTCAGGTCGCCCTCCTCACCGCCGACCTCGAACGGCTCCGCGGCACCGTCCACCACACCTTCGTCAACCTCTCGCTCCGCAGCCTCGGGCTCGTCGAGCGGCAGCTCGGCGTCATCGAGAAGCTGGAGGAGCGCGAGCAGGACCCGGACCGCCTCGCGACCCTCTTCAAGCTCGACCACATGGCGACCGTCATGCGCCGCCACAGCGAGAACCTCCTCGTCCTCGCCGGGCACGAGCACGTCCACGGCCACGCCGGACCCGTTCCGCTGGTCGACGTGCTGCGGGCCGCCGTCAGCGAGATCGAGCGGTACGAGCGGGTCACCATCCAGTCCCTGCCGCCGCACGCCCAGCTCGCCGGCTTCGCCGCCGACGACCTGAGCCATCTGATCGCCGAACTCCTGGAGAACGCCACCTCCTTCTCGCCGCCCGACGCCGAGGTCCAGCTCTCCGGCTGGCTCCTGGAGACCGGCGAGGTCATGCTCTCCGTCCAGGACGCGGG contains:
- a CDS encoding nitrate- and nitrite sensing domain-containing protein — encoded protein: MRAPVQMKRPRSKNGTRSRTPGAAPTPDGTATAPLAQAQPPAGRPKRVRNRLVAGVALVGITVLAAGAPAILAASAELTDTQNLVTLAEFDRQAVTLSHSLADERDEVVAYIAAGRDNQTGDAKHKRQITSARSTRVDRQIDEIRPAATTELRRDLAGVPSVRRAALTGKGTALEAHRAYSEIIGKLQALADELADKTPARAADTALTEATRAPAALGRAVEQASATRGLLLAALSVTQPEPTGDVHYDPETDRYVSDVPEGAAEAERARDTLTAAAQQARVRELAALGDFDQAAGSAARDSLAATVSGPDVKSAERSLASLTDQPKLTEGERETDPAGLEAALSSRVEQMRGVESALATQRVERLAALRDDDVTALELRIAFLGGCLLVAIGISTYVARTLTRPLAVLRIGAARLAAAPVAQSGEEAEPVRFTGRNDEFAQVVRSLNTLHGKLTGLSAHNESLTGRLSDGQDDLAAAKDALGAELATQRAELQGQVALLTADLERLRGTVHHTFVNLSLRSLGLVERQLGVIEKLEEREQDPDRLATLFKLDHMATVMRRHSENLLVLAGHEHVHGHAGPVPLVDVLRAAVSEIERYERVTIQSLPPHAQLAGFAADDLSHLIAELLENATSFSPPDAEVQLSGWLLETGEVMLSVQDAGIGMTPGRRSELNTSLAKADPSAFEGEGLGMRVIAVLAARHGVRVELREQQPGGTAAVVVLPPPLLPTAPPATVTEPVRVAGAAPVLQLPGSAAEANSNALPSRSRDPLVEAAERAFMEAEANAARERGEEPPEPAAEPTPEPEPEPERTYEPEQAPEQAYAPEPEQAYVPEPEQVYAPEPEQAYAPEPVSAYDPAPEAPVHDEPAPEASPALGESLSETTLQVRLPDPPPEPDTHERAADAGSAVTPEPVPEPAPEPEADQSVPGPRAAQWERVTDKGLPKRTPQVVRQAGATATPRTGGVDAEALRRRLGGFHQGAKAGRRDVEAELDTAGTEDVRTARTEEMSGDTVEEARS